In Devosia sp. XK-2, one DNA window encodes the following:
- a CDS encoding PTS sugar transporter subunit IIA, producing MIGLVLVTHGALADEFKLAMEHVVGPQEHVETIAIGPEDNAESRRDDILAALDRADSGDGVIILTDMFGGTPSNLAISVMQNRKVEVIAGVNLPMLVKLGRIRGEMTMEEAVAMAQEAGKKYITVANSILGS from the coding sequence ATGATAGGATTGGTTCTGGTGACCCACGGCGCGCTGGCCGATGAGTTCAAGCTGGCGATGGAGCATGTGGTCGGACCGCAGGAACATGTGGAAACCATCGCCATTGGCCCCGAAGACAATGCCGAGAGCCGACGGGACGATATTCTGGCCGCGCTCGATCGCGCCGATAGCGGCGATGGCGTCATCATTCTCACCGACATGTTCGGTGGCACGCCCTCTAACCTGGCTATTTCCGTCATGCAGAACCGCAAGGTGGAAGTGATCGCCGGGGTTAACCTGCCCATGCTGGTCAAGCTCGGGCGCATTCGCGGCGAAATGACCATGGAAGAAGCGGTGGCCATGGCGCAGGAAGCGGGCAAGAAATATATTACTGTCGCCAATTCCATCCTGGGTAGCTGA
- a CDS encoding HPr family phosphocarrier protein, with protein MDADRAVAQQLTIVNTKGLHARASARFVRTAECFDANIAVVKDGTSVAGNSIMGLMMLGAGPGSTILVQASGKQAREALEAIVELVNNGFDEDVDGIGA; from the coding sequence ATGGATGCCGACCGGGCCGTCGCCCAGCAATTGACCATTGTGAACACCAAGGGCCTGCACGCCCGCGCCTCGGCGCGCTTTGTGCGCACGGCCGAGTGTTTCGACGCCAATATCGCCGTGGTCAAGGACGGCACCTCGGTGGCAGGCAATTCCATCATGGGGCTGATGATGCTGGGCGCCGGACCTGGCTCGACCATTCTGGTCCAGGCCTCCGGCAAACAGGCCCGCGAAGCGCTCGAAGCCATTGTCGAACTGGTCAATAACGGGTTCGATGAGGACGTGGACGGGATCGGGGCTTAG
- a CDS encoding DUF2937 family protein: MRRFIAGIGGLALATTLSQFPEYAQQYTQRLGGAVDELRVITEEFDRAAAEGGLDRATALERYNASNDDFLAGRGTSMSATFQRYDMLSSTLAEIEGAGPVERLQSLPAYLDTDIGRRTLENYQPAVPVTMEGILYAGTGFILGYLALSGLVRFAAMPFRRGRGRIRVTR; this comes from the coding sequence ATGAGACGCTTCATAGCCGGCATTGGCGGCCTGGCACTTGCCACCACGCTCAGCCAATTCCCCGAATATGCCCAGCAATATACCCAGCGCCTGGGTGGGGCCGTCGACGAGTTGCGTGTCATCACCGAGGAATTCGACCGGGCCGCAGCCGAGGGCGGGCTGGACCGAGCAACGGCGCTCGAGCGCTACAATGCCTCCAATGACGATTTTCTCGCTGGGCGCGGCACGTCCATGTCGGCGACGTTCCAGCGCTACGATATGCTTTCCTCAACTCTGGCCGAGATCGAGGGCGCCGGGCCGGTCGAGCGCCTGCAATCCCTGCCCGCCTATCTCGACACCGATATCGGCCGCCGCACGCTCGAAAACTACCAGCCGGCTGTCCCGGTCACCATGGAAGGCATTCTCTATGCCGGGACCGGGTTCATCCTAGGTTACCTGGCCCTCTCCGGTCTTGTCCGCTTTGCCGCCATGCCCTTCCGGCGCGGCAGGGGGCGGATCAGGGTCACGCGGTGA
- the ahcY gene encoding adenosylhomocysteinase: MTKSPTDYAVKDISLADYGRKEISIAEIEMPGLMAIREEYAAAQPLKGARIAGSLHMTIQTAVLIETLVALGADVRWVSCNIFSTQDHAAAAIAAAGIPVFAHKGETLEEYWAFTDRMMEWGDGGTPNLILDDGGDATMLVLTGAKAESDPSILDKPGNEEEEIFFATIKKRLATHPNFYSTIRANIQGVSEETTTGVMRLYQLHARGELPFPAINVNDSVTKSKFDNKYGTRESLVDAIRRGTDVMLAGKVAIVCGYGDVGKGSAESLRGAGARVLVTEVDPICALQAAMEGFEVVTLAEAAHRADIVVTATGNRDVLMVDDMRNLKDMAIVCNIGHFDNEIDVLGLRNFKWTNVKPQVDMIEQPNGKRLILLSEGRLVNLGNATGHPSFVMSASFSNQTLAQIELWTNGKSIEKKVHVLPKHLDEKVAELHLAKLGAKLTKLTQKQADYIGVPVQGPFKSGEYRY, translated from the coding sequence ATGACCAAGAGCCCGACCGACTACGCGGTCAAAGACATTTCCCTGGCCGATTACGGCCGCAAGGAAATCAGCATCGCCGAAATCGAAATGCCGGGCCTGATGGCCATTCGCGAGGAATATGCCGCCGCCCAGCCCTTGAAGGGCGCGCGCATTGCCGGCTCGCTGCATATGACCATCCAGACCGCTGTGCTCATCGAAACGCTGGTGGCGCTGGGCGCCGATGTGCGCTGGGTGTCGTGCAATATCTTTTCGACCCAGGACCATGCCGCTGCGGCCATTGCCGCCGCCGGCATCCCGGTCTTTGCCCATAAGGGCGAAACGCTGGAAGAATACTGGGCCTTCACCGACCGCATGATGGAATGGGGCGATGGCGGCACGCCCAATCTCATTCTTGACGATGGCGGCGACGCCACCATGCTGGTGCTGACCGGCGCCAAGGCCGAGAGCGATCCCTCCATTCTCGACAAGCCAGGCAATGAGGAAGAAGAAATCTTCTTTGCCACCATCAAGAAGCGCCTCGCCACCCACCCCAATTTCTATTCGACCATCCGCGCCAATATTCAGGGCGTGTCGGAAGAAACCACCACGGGCGTGATGCGGCTCTATCAGCTCCACGCCAGGGGCGAGCTGCCTTTCCCCGCCATCAACGTCAATGACTCGGTCACCAAGTCCAAATTCGACAATAAATACGGCACGCGTGAATCGCTGGTCGACGCCATCCGCCGCGGCACCGATGTCATGCTGGCCGGCAAGGTCGCCATCGTCTGTGGCTATGGCGATGTGGGCAAGGGTTCGGCCGAAAGCCTGCGTGGCGCCGGCGCCCGCGTGCTGGTGACCGAAGTCGACCCCATCTGCGCCCTGCAGGCCGCCATGGAAGGGTTTGAGGTCGTCACCCTCGCCGAGGCCGCCCACCGCGCCGACATCGTGGTCACCGCCACCGGCAATCGTGATGTGCTCATGGTCGATGACATGCGCAATCTCAAGGACATGGCGATCGTGTGCAATATCGGCCATTTCGACAATGAGATCGACGTTCTGGGCCTGAGGAATTTCAAGTGGACCAATGTCAAGCCGCAGGTCGATATGATCGAGCAGCCCAATGGCAAGCGCCTGATCCTCCTGTCGGAGGGCCGTCTGGTCAATCTGGGCAATGCCACGGGACACCCCAGCTTTGTCATGTCGGCGTCCTTCTCCAACCAGACCCTGGCCCAGATCGAGCTGTGGACCAATGGCAAGAGCATCGAGAAGAAGGTGCATGTTCTGCCCAAGCATCTCGACGAAAAGGTCGCCGAACTGCACCTGGCCAAGCTGGGCGCCAAGCTGACCAAGCTGACCCAGAAACAGGCCGACTATATCGGCGTGCCGGTCCAAGGTCCGTTCAAGTCGGGCGAATATCGCTATTGA